The Variovorax sp. S12S4 genome includes the window CGCAACGGACGGGCAGGGCGTATGCGTGGTGATCGAAGACAACGGCGAGGGCTTTGCCGTGGAGGAGGCGCTGCATCGACGAGGCCGGGGACTGCGCAACCAGCAGCGGCGCGCAACGGCCATCGGCGGCACCGTCAACTGGGAATCCGGCAGCGCCGGAACGCGCTTCACGCTCTGGTTGCCGCTTGAACAGGTCGCCGGCACCGAATTCGTTCCCCAGTGATGCACCCGCCGCCCGCATATTCGAGCAGCCCAACTGGCTACCATGCGGTTTCTCCCAGCCGACAATCGTCCCATGACCCTGCGCATCGTTCCCAAATGCTGAGTGCTCCTGGTATCGGCTGCCACTTCGGACAACGGCTCGCATCGCAGTACGGCATCGACGCGGTTCAGTCCTTCGTGAGCAGGTCGCGCCGCGGCTGCGAACTGGGCATTGCGCGCATGCGCTATGAGCTGCCGCATCTCTTCGTGCTCGCGCCGCTGCCCACCGAAGACGCGTTCTTGCTCAGCGTGGAGATCAATCCGGGCGGCAGCCGGCGCATCATCCGCGACGGCAACAGCCGGCAACTGGGCCTGCAGCAAGAGGGCGCTTTTCACATTGCCGATCTTTCGCGGCGCATCTCGGCCTACGTGAGCAGTCCGTTCCATTCGGTGTTCTTCCACCTGCCGCGCACAACCATCGATGCGTTCACCGAAGAAATGGAAATGCCGCGTGTCGACCGGCTGGGCTGCCCCGCCGGCACGCTCGATCCGGTGGTCGCCCATCTGGGGCGCGCCATGCTGCCGGTGCTGATGCATCCGCAGGATGCGAGCCGGCTGTTCGTGGAACACCTGGCGCTGGCGCTGAAGGCGCACGTGGTGCATGCCTATGGCGGCGTAGCCGGGCCGGCGCCCGTGCAAGGCCGTGGCCTCGCGCCTTGGCAGGAGCGCCGCGCCAAGGCGTTTCTCATGGAGCACCTTGCCGGGGACGTGTCGCTGGGCGACGCCGCGCGCGAATGTGCGCTGTCGCGCAGCCACTTCAGCAAGGCCTTCAAGCAGACGACGGGGCAGACGCCGCATGCATGGCTTGTAGCGCAGCGCGTGCAAGCGGCGCGCCGCCTGCTGGGGCAGCCGCATCTTCCGATCGCGGAGATTGCCACCGCCTGCGGCTTTTCCGACCAGAGCCATCTGACGCGGGTGTTCACCGCGCACATGGGCACGTCTCCCGCGCGCTGGCGGCGCCTGAACGCGGGCTGATTCGGGCGCCAATTCGCGCACTGTGCTGACGGTTCAGAGCGACCTCGGCAGCAGCGCCGGAACCAGTTGCCGGTTCAGCTGCTTAACCCACCACTGAAGCGCCTTTCCCTTGGCGCCGGTCTTCCATGCAAGCCAGAATGCCTCGGGGGCGCGCGGCTCTTCGGTTTGCAGCTCGATGAGCGTGCCGCGCTTCAGTTCGCCCTCGATGCAGGCCCTCGGCAAGAATCCGTGCCCCAGGCCCGCGGCCTGGCAGGCGATCTTCGCGGCCATGCTCGGCACCGCCACGCGGTGCTGGCCGGCAAGCAGCCCCACGGTGCGGTCGGAGAGGGTGCGCGCACTGTCGCTCACCACGATGGCGTTGTGTTCCAGCAGGTCGCCGCGATGCAGCGGCCGCTCGAGCCGGGTCAGCGGATGCGTGGGCGCCACGCAGAACGCGAACTCGAGGCTGCCCACCATCACCGCCTGGTAGCCCCCGCCGGCCGGCCCCTCGCCTGCGGCAATGACGATGTCGGCGCGCCCTTCGCGCAATGCCTCCCACGTGCCGGTGAGCGCTTCGCACCCGATGCGCAGCCGCGTGCCGCAGCGCAGCGCCTCGAACGCGCGGATGTCGTCGATCAATGCTTGCGTGGGAATCAGCGAGTCGTGCACCAGCCGCAGTTCCGATTCGAACCCGGTGGCGATCTGCCGCATGCGCGATTCGAGATCGCCCGCGGCGCCGAGCAGCCAGCGGCCTTCCTTCAACATTTCTTCGCCGGCCGCGGTGAGTGTCACGCGCGGCCCGTTGCGCACGAACAGCAGCATGCCCAGCTGCTCCTCGAGCTTGCCCACGGCGTAGGAGATGGTCGAGGGCACCTTGTTCAGGCGC containing:
- a CDS encoding AraC family transcriptional regulator, with the protein product MLSAPGIGCHFGQRLASQYGIDAVQSFVSRSRRGCELGIARMRYELPHLFVLAPLPTEDAFLLSVEINPGGSRRIIRDGNSRQLGLQQEGAFHIADLSRRISAYVSSPFHSVFFHLPRTTIDAFTEEMEMPRVDRLGCPAGTLDPVVAHLGRAMLPVLMHPQDASRLFVEHLALALKAHVVHAYGGVAGPAPVQGRGLAPWQERRAKAFLMEHLAGDVSLGDAARECALSRSHFSKAFKQTTGQTPHAWLVAQRVQAARRLLGQPHLPIAEIATACGFSDQSHLTRVFTAHMGTSPARWRRLNAG
- a CDS encoding LysR family transcriptional regulator: MLKLSLEAIELVDAIARHGSFAAAGTRLNKVPSTISYAVGKLEEQLGMLLFVRNGPRVTLTAAGEEMLKEGRWLLGAAGDLESRMRQIATGFESELRLVHDSLIPTQALIDDIRAFEALRCGTRLRIGCEALTGTWEALREGRADIVIAAGEGPAGGGYQAVMVGSLEFAFCVAPTHPLTRLERPLHRGDLLEHNAIVVSDSARTLSDRTVGLLAGQHRVAVPSMAAKIACQAAGLGHGFLPRACIEGELKRGTLIELQTEEPRAPEAFWLAWKTGAKGKALQWWVKQLNRQLVPALLPRSL